From Acinetobacter sp. ASP199, the proteins below share one genomic window:
- a CDS encoding site-specific integrase: MKIPKPIQRGSSWRIIVTFDKKRYSATRDTEKECEQWAYNKLLELRSGKKAIEQGEKPAYPFRDLCAKYYQEHGRHMRSARTINFKIKNLDRIAPNLVDKSIYDFKPADIAEWRNSRKKEVKVATLRNEHAIYSAVFTYAMKELFLIDSNVWHSVTMPGKEKSRSQRITEEDQALMLKALSWDGTTTPETSRHYVAWSFLFALETAMRQGEILAMKRQDIKEGFVHLPMTKNGESRNVPLSKEAKRLLSLLPKTNNQLLPIDKDQCCATWVRAKKRAGLPHINFHDSRHEAITRMVKVRKLPVEVLAKITGHKTISMLVNTYYNPDAQDLVEMFNDSES, translated from the coding sequence ATGAAAATACCAAAGCCCATCCAGCGGGGTTCCAGCTGGCGGATCATTGTAACTTTTGACAAGAAACGATACTCAGCTACACGCGACACAGAAAAAGAATGTGAGCAATGGGCCTATAACAAATTGCTTGAGCTTCGCTCCGGTAAAAAAGCAATCGAACAAGGTGAGAAGCCTGCTTATCCATTTAGGGATCTATGCGCCAAATACTATCAAGAGCATGGTCGGCACATGCGATCTGCACGGACTATTAATTTCAAAATAAAAAACCTTGATCGAATTGCACCAAATTTAGTAGACAAGTCTATTTATGACTTTAAGCCTGCCGATATTGCAGAATGGCGAAATAGCCGTAAGAAAGAAGTAAAAGTGGCAACACTCAGGAATGAGCATGCGATTTATTCAGCCGTGTTCACCTATGCTATGAAAGAGCTATTTCTGATTGATTCCAATGTGTGGCATTCAGTCACGATGCCAGGCAAAGAAAAATCAAGAAGTCAGCGTATCACTGAGGAAGATCAGGCGTTAATGCTCAAGGCATTAAGCTGGGATGGAACCACGACACCCGAAACATCACGCCATTATGTAGCCTGGTCATTCCTGTTTGCTTTGGAAACTGCAATGCGTCAGGGTGAAATCCTTGCAATGAAAAGACAGGATATTAAAGAAGGCTTTGTACATTTACCGATGACTAAAAATGGTGAATCCCGAAACGTTCCATTATCTAAAGAAGCCAAGCGGCTTTTATCATTACTGCCTAAAACCAATAATCAACTTTTGCCAATTGATAAAGATCAATGTTGCGCCACATGGGTAAGAGCTAAGAAAAGAGCAGGGCTGCCGCATATCAACTTCCATGACTCGCGGCATGAAGCTATTACAAGAATGGTGAAAGTGAGGAAATTACCGGTAGAAGTGTTGGCCAAGATTACAGGCCACAAGACGATTTCGATGCTGGTGAATACTTATTACAATCCAGACGCTCAAGATCTGGTGGAAATGTTCAACGACAGTGAGAGCTAA
- the tusD gene encoding sulfurtransferase complex subunit TusD, translated as MSTLILITSAPTSIHAWHALGIAKAFQQKQEDFRVFFYQDGVSVANALQWVPDDQRHLTREWQSLQIRLPVCVSAALARGITDQENAQRHNIQQHNLADQFELVGLGELADAVQSAHRLLQF; from the coding sequence ATGAGCACCTTAATTCTTATTACCTCCGCCCCGACGTCGATACATGCTTGGCATGCCTTGGGAATTGCCAAAGCATTTCAGCAAAAGCAGGAAGACTTTCGGGTTTTCTTTTACCAGGACGGTGTGTCGGTTGCCAATGCTCTGCAATGGGTACCGGATGACCAGCGTCACCTGACCCGTGAGTGGCAGTCCTTGCAAATACGTCTGCCTGTGTGTGTAAGTGCGGCATTAGCACGTGGTATTACAGATCAGGAGAATGCTCAACGTCACAATATTCAACAGCATAATCTTGCAGATCAGTTTGAATTGGTCGGATTGGGCGAACTCGCTGATGCTGTTCAGTCTGCACATCGTCTGCTTCAATTCTAA
- a CDS encoding DNA-binding protein has product MARYTITVEAERPPQIMLGQTIGGATVKELKEVEVELVSASHLAQKYNLSVTTIREKLAPINQGTQGKALYNPRLAHDLLTVKVKKGRPRAN; this is encoded by the coding sequence ATGGCTCGTTACACCATCACTGTTGAAGCCGAAAGACCGCCTCAAATCATGTTGGGTCAGACTATTGGCGGTGCAACGGTGAAGGAGTTAAAGGAAGTTGAAGTCGAATTGGTTTCAGCTTCTCACCTGGCTCAAAAATACAATTTGTCAGTGACCACGATTCGGGAAAAGTTAGCCCCGATTAATCAAGGTACACAAGGCAAGGCACTATACAATCCACGCCTTGCACATGACTTGCTGACCGTGAAAGTTAAAAAAGGCAGACCGAGAGCGAATTAG
- a CDS encoding DsrH/TusB family sulfur relay protein — MSDKTLYMLQASHAATAQIIEQLSQLYSENDQVILMGDAVLSVEHPFIQQLKQIYILENEADLLPQPEVKNLKIINYAEFAELCLGFSRCISMK, encoded by the coding sequence ATGTCTGATAAAACTCTTTATATGCTTCAAGCCAGCCATGCGGCTACAGCACAGATTATCGAACAACTGTCCCAACTCTATAGCGAAAATGATCAGGTAATTCTGATGGGCGATGCAGTCTTGTCAGTTGAGCATCCATTTATTCAGCAGCTGAAACAGATTTATATTCTGGAAAATGAGGCTGATTTATTGCCTCAACCAGAAGTAAAAAATTTGAAAATTATTAACTATGCCGAATTTGCAGAACTATGCTTAGGCTTTAGTCGCTGTATTTCTATGAAGTAA